In Procambarus clarkii isolate CNS0578487 chromosome 25, FALCON_Pclarkii_2.0, whole genome shotgun sequence, the following proteins share a genomic window:
- the LOC138368401 gene encoding cuticle protein AMP1A-like: MKLIILAAVAVMAIAAPDKLPQTYSAPGRDESKEVVPILKDERVHEDDGRYNVEVETGNGIVISQSGSPEGESGAISAAGEFSYTSPEGTPVKLKFVANANGFQPESDLLPVAPEFPHPIPQFVLDQIAFAAEEDAAAARAAASEPSRTYSRPQ; encoded by the exons ATGAAGCTT ATAATCCTCGCCGCAGTGGCCGTTATGGCTATCGCTGCTCCCGACAAACTTCCCCAGACCTACAGTGCCCCTGGCAGGGACGAAAGCAAGGAGGTGGTGCCCATTCTGAAGGACGAGCGTGTTCATGAGGACGATGGAAGGTACAACGTGGAAGTGGAGACTGGCAATGGAATCGTTATTTCACAGTCCGGATCCCCCGAAGGAGAGAGCGGAGCCATTAGCGCCGCTGGAGAATTCTC ATACACATCTCCTGAGGGTACCCCAGTGAAGCTCAAATTTGTAGCAAATGCAAATGGTTTCCAGCCCGAGTCTGACCTGCTGCCAGTGGCTCCTGAGTTCCCCCACCCAATCCCACAGTTCGTGCTGGACCAGATCGCCTTCGCTGCTGAGGAAGACGCTGCCGCCGCCCGCGCCGCGGCCTCGGAACCCTCCCGCACATACTCCAGACCTCAGTAG